The following coding sequences are from one Streptococcus sp. NPS 308 window:
- a CDS encoding PolC-type DNA polymerase III: MSSKFEILMNQLGISEQLKQDPALIDASIERVVIHKISRVWEFHFVFSKILPIEIFLGLKKGLSEEFSKTGNQAVFEIKALSQEFSNQLLQAYYKEAFSEGPCASQGFKSLYQNLQVRAEGNQLIIEGSEAIDKEHFKKNHLPNLAKQLERFGFPSFVCQIEKNDALTQEQEEAFHVENEQIVQAANEEALRAMEQLEQMAPPPVEEKPAFDFQAKKASAKPKLDKAEVTQMIDVTTEENRLVFEGVVFDVEHKVTRTGRVLINFKMTDYSSSFSMQKWVKNEEEAQKFDLIKKNSWLRVRGNVEMNNFTRDLTMNVQDVQEVVHYERKDLMPEGERRVEFHAHTNMSTMDALPEVEEIVATAAKWGHKAVAITDHGNVQSFPHGYKAAKKAGIQLIYGMEANIVEDRVPIVYNEVEMNLSEATYVVFDVETTGLSAIYNDLIQVAASKMYKGNIIAEFDEFINPGHPLSAFTTELTGITDDHVKNAKQLEQVLLEFQEFCKDTVLVAHNATFDVGFMNANYERHGLPKISQPVIDTLEFARNLYPEYKRHGLGPLTKRFGVALEHHHMANYDAEATGRLLFIFIKEVADKHGVTDLARLNIDLISPDSYKKARIKHATIYVKNQVGLKNIFKLVSLSNTKYFEGVPRIPRTVLDAHREGLILGSACSEGEVFDAVVSQGVDAAVEVAKYYDFIEVMPPAIYAPLIAKEQVKDMEELQTIIKSLIEVGDRLGKPVLATGNVHYIEPEEEIYREIIVRSLGQGAMINRTIGHGEHAQSAPLPKAHFRTTNEMLDEFAFLGEELARKLVIENTNALAEIFEPVEVVKGDLYTPFIDKAEETVAELTYNKAFEIYGNPLPDIVDLRIEKELTSILGNGFAVIYLASQMLVQRSNERGYLVGSRGSVGSSFVATMIGITEVNPLSPHYVCGQCQYSEFITDGSYGSGFDMPNKDCPNCGHKLSKNGQDIPFETFLGFDGDKVPDIDLNFSGEDQPSAHLDVRDIFGEEYAFRAGTVGTVAAKTAYGFVKGYERDYGKFYRDAEVERLAQGAAGVKRTTGQHPGGIVVIPNYMDVYDFTPVQYPADDVTAEWQTTHFNFHDIDENVLKLDVLGHDDPTMIRKLQDLSGMDPNEIPMDDEGVMALFSGTDVLGVTPEQIGTPTGMLGIPEFGTNFVRGMVDETHPTTFAELLQLSGLSHGTDVWLGNAQDLIKQGIADLSTVIGCRDDIMVYLMHAGLEPKMAFTIMERVRKGLWLKISEEERNGYIEAMKANKVPEWYIESCGKIKYMFPKAHAAAYVMMALRVAYFKVHHPIYYYCAYFSIRAKAFDIKTMGAGLDAIKRRMAEIAEKRKNNEASNVEIDLYTTLEIVNEMWERGFKFGKLDLYRSDATEFLIDGDTLIPPFVAMDGLGENVAKQLVRAREEGEFLSKTELRKRGGLSSTLVEKMDEMGILGNMPEDNQLSLFDEFF; the protein is encoded by the coding sequence ATGTCAAGTAAGTTTGAAATTTTAATGAATCAATTAGGAATCTCTGAACAACTAAAACAGGATCCTGCTCTTATTGATGCAAGCATTGAGCGTGTCGTGATTCATAAAATTAGTAGGGTTTGGGAATTTCATTTTGTATTTTCTAAAATTTTGCCTATTGAAATCTTTCTGGGGTTAAAGAAGGGGTTGAGTGAAGAATTTTCTAAGACAGGAAATCAAGCTGTTTTTGAAATCAAGGCTCTGTCTCAAGAATTTTCTAATCAACTCTTACAGGCCTACTACAAGGAGGCTTTTTCTGAAGGTCCGTGTGCCAGCCAAGGATTTAAATCTCTTTATCAGAATTTGCAAGTTCGTGCGGAGGGAAATCAGCTCATTATTGAAGGTTCCGAGGCGATTGATAAGGAACACTTTAAGAAGAATCATCTTCCTAATCTAGCGAAACAACTTGAAAGATTTGGTTTCCCATCCTTTGTATGCCAAATAGAAAAGAACGATGCCCTTACACAAGAGCAGGAGGAAGCCTTTCATGTGGAGAATGAACAGATTGTTCAGGCTGCCAACGAAGAAGCTCTGCGGGCTATGGAGCAACTGGAACAAATGGCTCCTCCACCAGTAGAAGAGAAACCAGCCTTTGATTTTCAGGCTAAAAAGGCTTCGGCCAAGCCAAAGTTAGACAAGGCAGAAGTTACCCAGATGATTGATGTGACGACTGAGGAAAATCGTTTGGTCTTTGAGGGGGTAGTTTTTGATGTCGAGCATAAAGTGACCAGAACAGGCCGTGTCTTGATTAACTTTAAGATGACGGACTATAGTTCGAGCTTCTCAATGCAAAAATGGGTCAAGAATGAAGAAGAGGCTCAGAAATTTGACCTCATCAAAAAGAATTCTTGGCTCCGTGTTCGTGGAAATGTAGAGATGAATAACTTTACAAGAGATTTAACCATGAACGTGCAGGATGTGCAGGAAGTTGTTCACTATGAGCGGAAGGATTTGATGCCAGAAGGTGAGCGTCGGGTTGAGTTTCATGCTCATACAAATATGTCGACTATGGATGCTCTGCCTGAGGTCGAAGAAATCGTTGCGACAGCTGCAAAATGGGGTCATAAGGCGGTAGCAATTACGGACCATGGCAATGTCCAGTCCTTCCCACATGGCTATAAGGCAGCCAAGAAAGCGGGAATCCAGCTAATCTATGGAATGGAAGCTAATATTGTGGAGGATCGTGTTCCTATTGTCTACAATGAGGTTGAGATGAATCTATCTGAAGCAACCTACGTGGTCTTTGACGTGGAAACGACAGGTCTTTCAGCCATCTATAATGATTTGATTCAGGTTGCGGCATCTAAGATGTACAAGGGCAATATCATCGCTGAATTTGATGAATTTATCAATCCTGGCCATCCCTTGTCAGCTTTTACTACTGAGTTGACTGGGATTACAGATGACCATGTTAAAAATGCCAAACAACTGGAACAAGTTTTACTAGAATTCCAAGAATTCTGCAAGGATACGGTCCTAGTCGCCCACAATGCCACCTTTGACGTTGGCTTTATGAATGCTAATTATGAGCGTCATGGTTTGCCTAAGATTAGCCAGCCAGTAATCGACACGCTAGAGTTTGCTAGAAACCTCTACCCTGAGTATAAACGTCATGGTTTGGGCCCTTTGACTAAGCGTTTTGGTGTGGCTCTGGAACACCACCACATGGCCAACTACGATGCGGAAGCTACTGGTCGCCTGCTTTTCATCTTTATCAAAGAGGTAGCAGACAAACATGGTGTGACGGATTTGGCTAGGTTAAATATTGATCTAATCAGTCCAGATTCTTATAAAAAAGCTCGAATCAAGCATGCGACGATTTATGTCAAGAATCAGGTGGGGCTGAAGAATATCTTTAAGCTGGTTTCTTTGTCCAATACCAAGTATTTTGAAGGAGTTCCACGGATTCCGAGAACAGTTCTAGATGCCCACCGGGAAGGTTTGATTTTAGGTTCAGCCTGTTCAGAAGGTGAAGTTTTTGATGCAGTTGTTTCCCAAGGTGTGGATGCAGCGGTTGAGGTGGCCAAGTATTATGACTTTATTGAGGTCATGCCACCTGCCATCTATGCTCCTTTGATTGCCAAGGAGCAAGTCAAGGATATGGAGGAACTTCAGACCATTATCAAGAGTTTGATAGAGGTTGGAGACCGTCTTGGCAAGCCTGTTCTAGCTACGGGAAATGTCCACTATATCGAACCGGAAGAAGAGATTTACCGTGAAATTATCGTCCGTAGTTTAGGTCAGGGGGCGATGATTAACCGAACCATCGGTCACGGTGAACATGCCCAATCAGCACCACTTCCAAAGGCTCATTTTCGAACGACTAATGAGATGTTGGATGAATTTGCCTTCTTGGGAGAGGAACTAGCTCGGAAATTGGTTATTGAAAATACCAATGCCTTAGCAGAAATTTTTGAACCTGTTGAGGTGGTTAAGGGTGACTTGTACACTCCTTTCATTGACAAGGCTGAAGAAACGGTCGCTGAGTTAACTTATAATAAGGCCTTTGAGATTTATGGAAATCCGCTGCCAGATATCGTTGATTTGCGGATTGAAAAAGAATTGACTTCTATTCTGGGGAATGGCTTTGCCGTGATTTATCTGGCTTCCCAGATGCTGGTGCAACGTTCCAATGAACGGGGCTACTTGGTTGGGTCTCGTGGATCTGTCGGATCTAGTTTCGTCGCGACCATGATTGGGATTACGGAGGTTAATCCTCTCTCTCCTCACTATGTCTGTGGTCAGTGTCAGTACAGTGAGTTTATCACCGATGGTTCTTACGGTTCAGGTTTTGATATGCCCAATAAGGACTGTCCAAACTGTGGTCACAAACTCAGCAAAAATGGACAGGATATTCCGTTCGAGACCTTCCTTGGTTTTGATGGGGACAAGGTTCCCGATATTGACTTGAACTTCTCGGGAGAAGACCAGCCTAGCGCCCACTTGGATGTGCGTGATATCTTTGGTGAAGAATATGCCTTCCGTGCAGGAACGGTTGGTACGGTGGCTGCCAAGACTGCCTATGGCTTTGTCAAGGGCTATGAGCGGGACTATGGGAAGTTTTATCGTGATGCGGAGGTGGAACGCCTCGCTCAAGGCGCTGCTGGTGTTAAGCGGACAACAGGACAACACCCGGGGGGGATCGTTGTTATTCCTAACTACATGGACGTCTACGATTTTACGCCTGTCCAGTATCCGGCAGATGACGTGACGGCTGAATGGCAGACCACGCACTTTAACTTCCACGATATCGATGAGAACGTCCTCAAACTTGATGTGCTAGGTCATGATGATCCAACTATGATTCGGAAATTGCAGGACTTGTCTGGGATGGACCCTAATGAAATTCCTATGGATGATGAAGGCGTGATGGCCCTCTTTTCTGGTACGGATGTGCTAGGTGTGACGCCGGAGCAAATCGGAACGCCGACGGGTATGCTGGGGATTCCAGAATTTGGAACCAACTTTGTACGTGGGATGGTAGATGAGACGCATCCAACGACTTTTGCGGAGTTGCTTCAGCTGTCTGGTCTGTCCCATGGTACCGATGTGTGGTTGGGAAATGCTCAGGATTTGATCAAGCAAGGAATTGCGGACCTATCAACTGTTATCGGTTGTCGGGACGACATTATGGTTTACCTCATGCATGCGGGTCTAGAGCCTAAGATGGCCTTTACCATCATGGAGCGCGTACGTAAGGGCTTGTGGTTGAAGATTTCCGAAGAGGAGCGAAATGGCTATATCGAAGCCATGAAGGCCAATAAGGTGCCAGAGTGGTATATCGAATCTTGTGGAAAAATCAAGTATATGTTCCCTAAAGCCCATGCGGCAGCCTACGTTATGATGGCTTTGCGTGTGGCCTACTTCAAGGTTCATCATCCCATTTATTATTACTGCGCTTACTTCTCTATCCGCGCCAAGGCTTTTGATATCAAGACCATGGGGGCAGGTTTAGATGCTATCAAGCGCAGAATGGCAGAAATCGCTGAAAAACGGAAGAACAACGAAGCCTCCAATGTAGAAATTGACCTCTATACAACTCTTGAAATCGTCAATGAGATGTGGGAACGTGGTTTCAAATTTGGCAAGCTAGATCTATACCGTAGTGATGCGACCGAATTCCTCATCGACGGAGATACACTGATTCCACCATTTGTCGCTATGGATGGTCTGGGAGAGAACGTTGCTAAGCAGTTGGTACGAGCGCGTGAAGAGGGCGAATTCCTTTCTAAGACAGAACTCCGCAAGCGTGGCGGACTGTCATCTACCTTGGTTGAAAAGATGGATGAAATGGGTATTCTCGGCAATATGCCAGAGGATAACCAGTTGAGTTTATTTGATGAGTTTTTCTAA
- the nusG gene encoding transcription termination/antitermination protein NusG: MDSFDKGWFVLQTYSGYENKVKENLLQRAQTYNMLDNILRVEIPTQTVQVEKNGKKKEIEENRFPGYVLVEMVMTDEAWFVVRNTPNVTGFVGSHGNRSKPTPLLEQEIRDILVSMGQTVQEFDIDVEVGQTVRIIDGAFADCTGKITEIDNNKVKMMISMFGNDTIAEVNLNQIAEL; this comes from the coding sequence ATGGATAGTTTTGACAAGGGATGGTTTGTTCTACAAACTTATTCTGGCTATGAAAATAAGGTAAAAGAAAATCTATTGCAACGTGCGCAAACTTATAACATGTTGGATAATATTCTACGCGTTGAGATTCCAACACAAACTGTGCAAGTTGAGAAAAATGGAAAGAAAAAAGAAATTGAAGAGAATCGCTTTCCGGGTTATGTCCTTGTAGAAATGGTCATGACAGATGAAGCATGGTTCGTTGTTCGAAACACACCTAACGTAACAGGATTCGTCGGGTCACACGGGAACAGATCAAAACCAACTCCACTATTGGAACAAGAAATCCGTGATATTCTGGTTTCAATGGGACAAACTGTTCAGGAGTTCGACATTGACGTTGAAGTTGGTCAAACCGTCCGCATCATTGATGGTGCTTTTGCAGACTGCACAGGTAAAATTACTGAAATTGATAACAACAAAGTGAAGATGATGATTTCTATGTTTGGTAATGATACGATTGCAGAAGTGAATCTCAACCAAATTGCAGAATTATAA
- the rpmG gene encoding 50S ribosomal protein L33 has translation MALKKASLACAVCGSRNYSIKISGNPKPTRLEVNKFCKHCGKYTTHRETR, from the coding sequence ATGGCACTAAAAAAAGCAAGCCTAGCATGTGCAGTTTGCGGTTCAAGAAATTACTCAATCAAAATTAGTGGGAACCCCAAGCCAACACGACTAGAAGTAAATAAATTTTGTAAACATTGTGGAAAATATACAACACATAGAGAAACGAGATAG
- a CDS encoding aminopeptidase, whose product MVLPNFKENLEKYAKLLVANGINVQPGHTLALSIDVEQRELAHLIVKEAYALGAHEVIVQWTDDVINREKFLHAPMERLDNVPEYKIAEMNYLLENKASRLGVRSSDPGALNGVDADKLSASAKAMGLAMKPMRIATQSNKVSWTVAAAAGLEWAKKVFPNAASDEEAVDLLWDQIFKTCRVYEEDPVKAWEEHAAILKSKAQMLNKEQFSALHYTAPGTDLTLGLPKNHVWESAGAINAQGEGFLPNMPTEEVFTAPDFRRADGYVTSTKPLSYNGNIIEGIKVTFKDGQIVDITAEKGDQVMKDLVFENAGARALGECALVPDPSPISQSGITFFNTLFDENASNHLAIGAAYATSVVGGAEMSEEELEAAGLNRSDVHVDFMIGSNQMDIDGIREDGTRVPLFRNGDWAI is encoded by the coding sequence ATGGTTTTACCAAATTTTAAAGAAAATCTAGAAAAATACGCGAAATTGTTGGTTGCGAACGGAATCAACGTGCAACCTGGCCATACTTTGGCCCTCTCTATCGATGTGGAGCAACGTGAGTTGGCTCACTTAATCGTCAAAGAAGCTTATGCCTTGGGTGCGCATGAGGTCATCGTTCAGTGGACAGATGATGTCATCAACCGTGAGAAATTCCTCCACGCGCCAATGGAGCGTTTGGACAATGTGCCAGAGTACAAGATTGCTGAGATGAACTATCTCTTGGAGAACAAGGCTAGCCGTCTTGGTGTCCGTTCTTCTGATCCAGGTGCCCTGAACGGAGTGGATGCGGATAAGCTTTCAGCTTCTGCCAAAGCTATGGGGCTTGCCATGAAACCAATGCGTATCGCAACTCAGTCCAACAAGGTTAGCTGGACAGTGGCTGCCGCTGCTGGGCTTGAGTGGGCTAAGAAAGTCTTCCCAAATGCAGCAAGCGACGAAGAAGCAGTCGATCTCCTTTGGGACCAAATCTTCAAAACTTGCCGTGTCTACGAAGAAGATCCTGTTAAGGCTTGGGAAGAACACGCTGCTATCCTTAAGAGCAAGGCTCAAATGCTCAATAAAGAACAATTCTCAGCCCTTCACTACACAGCGCCAGGGACAGATTTGACACTTGGTTTGCCTAAGAACCACGTTTGGGAATCAGCAGGAGCTATTAATGCTCAAGGGGAAGGTTTTTTGCCAAATATGCCAACAGAAGAGGTCTTTACCGCGCCTGACTTCCGTCGTGCAGATGGGTATGTAACCTCTACAAAACCACTTAGCTATAACGGAAATATCATCGAAGGGATTAAAGTAACCTTTAAAGACGGACAAATCGTTGACATCACTGCTGAGAAGGGTGATCAGGTCATGAAAGACCTTGTCTTTGAAAATGCGGGCGCGCGTGCCTTGGGTGAATGTGCCCTGGTACCAGATCCAAGTCCAATTTCTCAGTCAGGCATTACCTTCTTTAATACCCTTTTCGATGAAAATGCGTCAAACCACTTGGCTATCGGTGCAGCATATGCAACTAGCGTTGTTGGTGGTGCAGAGATGAGTGAAGAAGAGCTTGAAGCTGCTGGACTTAACCGTTCAGATGTTCACGTGGACTTTATGATTGGCTCTAATCAAATGGATATCGATGGTATCCGTGAGGATGGAACACGCGTACCCCTCTTCCGTAATGGAGACTGGGCAATTTAA
- the secE gene encoding preprotein translocase subunit SecE — translation MGFIKDIFKLLKETTWPTRKESWRDFRSIMEYTAFFVVIIYIFDQLIVSGLIRFINIF, via the coding sequence ATGGGTTTTATTAAGGATATTTTTAAACTTCTTAAAGAAACAACTTGGCCAACTCGCAAAGAAAGCTGGAGAGATTTTCGCTCTATTATGGAATATACAGCCTTCTTTGTGGTCATCATTTACATTTTTGACCAGTTGATTGTTTCAGGTTTGATTCGATTTATTAACATTTTTTAG
- the pbp2a gene encoding penicillin-binding protein PBP2A: MKLDKLFEKFLSLFKKETSESAESDSTSMRRSRSDRKKLGHVGPIRKFWRRYHLTKIVLIIGLSTGLLVGTYLFAIAKSTNVNDLQSALKTRTLIFDREEKEAGALSGQKGTYVELTDISKDLQNAVVATEDRSFYKNDGINYGRFFLAIVTAGRSGGGSTITQQLAKNAYLSQDQTVERKAKEFFLALELTKKYSKEQILTMYLNNAYFGNGVWGVEDASKKYFGVSAAELTLDQAATLAGMLKGPELYNPLNSIEDSTNRRDTVLQNMVAAGYIDKNQETEAAGVDMASQLQDKYEGKISDYRYPSYFDAVVNEAVSKYNLTEEEIVNNGYRIYTELDQNYQANMQVIYENTALFPTAEDGTHAESGSVALEPKTGGVRGVVGRVAGDDKSGFRNFNYATQSKRSPGSTIKPLVVYTPAVESGWALNKQLDNHTMQYDSYQVDNYAGIKTSPEVPMYQALAESLNLPAVATVNDLGINKAFEAGTRFGLNMEKVDRVLGVALGGGVETNPLQMAQAYAAFANEGLMPEAHFITRIENASGQVIKSHKNSQKRVIDKSVADKMTSMMLGTFTNGTGISSSPADYVMAGKTGTTEAVFDPEYTSDQWVIGYTPDVIISHWLGFPTTDENHYLAGSTSNGAAHVFRSMANTILPYTPGSTFTVENAYKQNGIEPENTKQQVVENETNQTEDPLGDIRSRAQNLVDEAGRAISEAKIKEKAQTIWDSILNLFR; the protein is encoded by the coding sequence ATGAAATTAGATAAATTATTTGAGAAGTTCCTTTCTCTTTTTAAAAAAGAAACGAGTGAATCAGCAGAGTCTGATTCTACTAGTATGCGTCGTTCACGGAGCGATAGAAAAAAATTAGGCCATGTAGGTCCGATTCGGAAATTTTGGCGTCGCTATCATTTAACAAAAATTGTGCTTATCATCGGATTGAGTACAGGATTGTTGGTGGGCACCTATCTGTTTGCTATAGCCAAGTCTACTAATGTTAATGACTTGCAGAGTGCCTTGAAAACAAGAACTCTGATTTTTGACCGCGAAGAAAAAGAGGCTGGCGCCCTATCCGGTCAAAAGGGAACTTATGTTGAGTTGACGGATATAAGTAAAGACTTGCAGAATGCTGTCGTCGCGACAGAGGACCGTTCCTTCTATAAAAATGACGGGATTAACTATGGTCGTTTCTTCCTAGCTATTGTAACAGCAGGTCGTTCTGGAGGCGGTTCTACCATCACCCAACAGTTGGCGAAAAATGCCTATCTGTCTCAGGACCAAACCGTTGAACGGAAGGCCAAGGAGTTTTTCCTAGCTTTAGAGTTGACAAAGAAATACAGCAAGGAGCAAATCCTTACTATGTACCTCAATAACGCCTACTTTGGGAATGGTGTCTGGGGTGTAGAGGATGCGAGTAAGAAATATTTCGGTGTATCGGCTGCAGAATTAACCCTTGATCAAGCGGCAACTCTAGCTGGGATGCTCAAGGGGCCAGAGTTGTATAATCCTTTGAATTCCATTGAAGATTCAACTAACCGCAGGGATACGGTGCTACAAAATATGGTTGCAGCAGGCTATATTGATAAAAATCAAGAAACGGAAGCAGCTGGAGTAGATATGGCTTCTCAACTCCAAGATAAGTATGAAGGTAAGATTTCTGATTATCGTTATCCATCCTATTTTGACGCGGTTGTCAACGAGGCAGTCTCTAAGTACAATCTAACAGAAGAAGAGATTGTCAACAACGGTTATCGAATCTATACAGAACTTGACCAAAACTATCAAGCAAACATGCAGGTTATTTACGAAAACACTGCGCTATTTCCAACGGCAGAAGACGGAACGCATGCCGAATCAGGTAGTGTTGCTCTAGAGCCTAAAACGGGTGGAGTGCGTGGAGTTGTTGGTCGCGTAGCTGGTGATGACAAATCAGGCTTCCGTAATTTTAACTATGCAACTCAGTCTAAACGCAGTCCAGGTTCGACGATTAAGCCTTTGGTCGTTTACACTCCAGCCGTGGAATCTGGATGGGCTCTGAACAAGCAACTGGACAACCACACCATGCAGTATGACAGTTATCAAGTAGACAACTATGCTGGCATTAAGACTTCTCCTGAAGTACCTATGTATCAAGCCTTGGCAGAATCACTCAACCTACCAGCGGTTGCGACTGTAAATGATTTGGGGATCAATAAGGCTTTTGAAGCTGGAACGAGATTTGGTCTGAATATGGAGAAAGTTGACCGCGTTCTCGGAGTTGCCCTAGGTGGAGGAGTAGAGACAAATCCTCTCCAAATGGCACAAGCCTATGCAGCCTTTGCTAACGAAGGTCTGATGCCCGAGGCGCATTTTATCACTCGTATCGAAAATGCCAGCGGTCAGGTCATTAAGAGTCATAAGAACTCTCAAAAACGAGTGATTGATAAGTCGGTAGCCGATAAAATGACTAGTATGATGCTAGGAACATTTACTAATGGGACAGGGATTAGTTCATCGCCAGCAGATTATGTCATGGCAGGGAAGACAGGTACTACTGAGGCTGTTTTCGATCCGGAATATACCAGTGACCAGTGGGTGATTGGTTATACTCCAGATGTGATAATTAGCCACTGGCTTGGCTTCCCAACGACAGATGAGAACCATTATCTAGCAGGTTCAACCTCAAATGGAGCAGCCCATGTCTTTAGAAGTATGGCTAATACCATTTTGCCCTACACTCCAGGTAGCACTTTTACAGTTGAGAATGCTTATAAACAAAATGGGATTGAACCAGAAAATACGAAGCAGCAAGTCGTTGAAAATGAAACAAATCAGACGGAAGATCCGCTAGGAGATATTCGTAGTCGTGCTCAAAATCTTGTAGATGAAGCAGGCCGGGCAATTTCAGAAGCCAAGATAAAAGAAAAAGCTCAGACAATATGGGACTCAATCCTCAATCTATTTCGCTAA
- a CDS encoding transcriptional regulator: MNLKELYEESKGIVHKCRKDYHLHLWEKEDWDQEGMMCLYELVSHHPELLAGERHQLYVYFKTKFRNRILDYIRKQESHKRRFDKEPYEEVSEISHRLGEKGLRLDDYYLFHELLKTYKSEQSKEKQELVDRLMGGEIFRGRKALLRELSIVFQEFV, encoded by the coding sequence ATGAATCTAAAAGAATTGTACGAAGAAAGCAAAGGGATTGTCCATAAGTGTCGGAAAGATTATCACCTCCATCTGTGGGAGAAAGAGGACTGGGACCAGGAAGGTATGATGTGCCTGTATGAGTTGGTCAGTCACCATCCAGAGTTACTAGCGGGTGAACGTCACCAACTATATGTATATTTCAAAACCAAGTTTAGAAATCGTATCCTAGATTACATCCGTAAACAGGAAAGTCACAAGCGTCGTTTCGATAAAGAACCCTATGAGGAGGTAAGCGAGATTAGTCACCGCTTAGGAGAAAAAGGGCTGAGACTGGATGATTATTATCTCTTTCACGAACTTCTGAAGACATACAAATCCGAGCAGAGTAAGGAAAAACAAGAGTTGGTGGACCGTCTCATGGGAGGAGAAATCTTCAGAGGACGCAAGGCCCTACTGAGGGAGCTTTCTATCGTCTTCCAAGAATTTGTATAG
- a CDS encoding GlsB/YeaQ/YmgE family stress response membrane protein, with translation MLGSMFVGLLVGLLAGALTNRGESMGCFGKMFLGWIGAFLGHLLFGTWGPIIAGTAIVPAILGAMIVLAIFWRRGS, from the coding sequence ATGCTTGGAAGTATGTTTGTTGGTCTCCTAGTGGGACTCTTGGCAGGTGCTTTAACCAATCGCGGAGAAAGCATGGGATGCTTTGGGAAAATGTTTCTCGGCTGGATTGGTGCCTTTCTGGGGCACCTGCTCTTTGGAACTTGGGGTCCAATTATAGCAGGAACGGCCATTGTCCCAGCTATTTTAGGAGCTATGATTGTCTTAGCGATTTTCTGGAGACGAGGAAGTTAG
- a CDS encoding pseudouridine synthase, whose protein sequence is MRLDKFLVACAVGSRTEVKNLLKAGRVTVNGKKEKSAKLQIDEERDQIRFDGQVLEYEEFVYYMMNKPQGVISATEDNKHRTVLDLLDDYARAKEVFPVGRLDIDTHGLLLLTNDGQLAHALLSPKRHVDKTYLAQVKGIMTQEDVDTFAKGIPLKDFSCQPAKLEIVSVDPEKNQSLVRVTIAEGKFHQVKRMVAYCGKEVVNLQRLTMGTLVLDENLKRGEWRRLTQEELEVLFASVA, encoded by the coding sequence ATGAGATTAGATAAATTTTTAGTTGCCTGCGCTGTGGGAAGTCGGACAGAGGTCAAAAACTTGCTCAAGGCTGGACGCGTGACGGTCAATGGCAAGAAAGAAAAATCAGCTAAACTGCAGATTGACGAAGAAAGAGACCAAATTCGTTTTGATGGTCAAGTGCTAGAGTACGAGGAGTTTGTCTACTACATGATGAACAAGCCCCAAGGAGTCATTTCAGCGACTGAGGATAACAAGCATAGAACGGTTTTAGACTTGTTAGATGACTATGCTCGCGCCAAGGAAGTCTTTCCAGTGGGGCGCTTGGATATTGATACCCATGGTCTTTTGCTCTTGACCAATGATGGTCAGCTGGCCCATGCGTTGCTTTCACCCAAACGTCATGTGGATAAAACTTACTTGGCTCAAGTCAAGGGGATTATGACCCAAGAAGATGTGGATACATTTGCCAAGGGCATTCCGCTCAAGGATTTCAGCTGCCAGCCAGCTAAGCTGGAGATTGTGTCGGTGGATCCAGAAAAGAATCAAAGTCTAGTTCGCGTGACCATTGCTGAAGGCAAATTCCACCAGGTCAAACGCATGGTAGCTTACTGTGGTAAGGAAGTCGTGAACCTGCAACGTTTGACGATGGGGACTCTAGTTTTGGATGAGAACTTGAAAAGGGGTGAGTGGCGTCGCTTGACCCAGGAGGAGTTAGAAGTTCTCTTTGCTAGTGTTGCTTAA